The DNA window TGTATTGGCAAACAGATTTCCATTTAAAAGAAATTTAATTTTATTGACAAGAGCCTCAAGATTCACGGAACCCTGAATGTATTGTTTTCCAGTCGTCTTATTTTTTAACGAAAGAATACCCATTGTGATTGTGTGGCTTTTTGCCTTTTCTCGCAGTTCGTGTTTTAATGCATTTTTCATGATATCTATTAAATTATTGAATATTTCCTCCCAACTCAAACAGAAGCTCAGTAACGACTTTTAATGACTTGCTTTTTTTTGAGGAAAGGACCTCTTTTGTAATATTTTCAGCTGTTGTTTTCGCTTCCTCAAAAATTTTCTTTCCGGTAGGAGTAATCACAACGTAACTTACTCTCGCATCTCTTTCATTC is part of the Chryseobacterium lactis genome and encodes:
- a CDS encoding GIY-YIG nuclease family protein — protein: MKNALKHELREKAKSHTITMGILSLKNKTTGKQYIQGSVNLEALVNKIKFLLNGNLFANTQLQEDWSQQGSESFTFEFVSVIAPQDNKYINYRQKIKKAEAAFISETGGEFY